The Solanum lycopersicum chromosome 9, SLM_r2.1 genome window below encodes:
- the LOC101268712 gene encoding dnaJ protein ERDJ2 produces MGASEENSALFPIFVLTLMALPLVPYTIVNLFGAFKKKAAKINCQCSVCVRSGKYHKSIFRRISNFSTYSNLTLVLLWVVMAVLVYYIKHISTEVQIFEPFSILGLEHGASDSEIKKAYRRLSIQYHPDKNPDPEAHSYFVEFISKAYQALTDPISRENFEKYGHPDGRQGLQMGIALPQFLLNIDGASEGILLLGIVGVCIILPLTVSVIYLSRSSKYTGNYVMHSTLAAYYHLMKPSLAPSKVMDVFIKASEFMDIPVRRSDEEPLQRLFVLVRSELNLDLKNIRQEQAKFWKQHPALVKTELLLQTQLTRETAALSPTLQRDFRRVLELAPRLLEELMKMAIIPRPPVGHGWLRPAIGVVELSQSIVQAVPLSARKAAGGSSEGYAPFLQLPHFSEAVVKKIARKKVRTFQDFRDMTPDERADLLTQVAGFSNGESHDVEMVLEMMPSVTIDITCETEGEEGIQEGDIVTMHAWVTLNRGSGLIRALPHCPYFPFDKEENFWLMLADSFSNDVWLSQKVSFMDEATSIIAVSKTIQESKEGSGASAREINVAVKEAIEKVKNGSRLVMGKFQAPAEGNYNLSSFCLCDSWIGCDAKSNIKLKVMKRSRAGTRGGFAADETPAMEDGIEEDEEEEEEDFDDYESEYSEDEDDTKETKSKGAVANGSAHNKGNSSGSDESGSEAD; encoded by the exons ATGGGGGCTTCTGAAGAGAACAGCGCACTTTTCCCCATCTTTGTCTTGACTTTAATGGCTTTGCCATTAGTACCTTATACTATAGTCAATTTATTTGGTGCTTTCAAGAAAAAGGCTGCCAAAATCAACTGCCAGTGTTCAGTCTGTGTTCGGTCGGGGAAGTATCACAAATCAATATTCAGGCGG ATTTCAAACTTCTCAACATACAGTAATCTGACCCTTGTACTTCTGTGGGTCGTCATGGCTGTTCTAGTGTATTACATCAAGCATATCAGCACTGAG GTCCAAATATTTGAGCCATTCAGTATCCTTGGACTGGAACATGGAGCTTCTGACTCTGAAATAAAGAAGGCGTATCGGAGACTTTCCATTCAGTATCATCCCGATAAAAATCCAGATCCAG AGGCACACTCATACTTTGTTGAGTTCATCTCAAAGGCTTATCAGGCTCTAACGGATCCGATATCTagggaaaattttgaaaaatatggcCATCCCGATGGACGGCAG GGGCTTCAAATGGGCATTGCCCTCCCGCAGTTCCTTCTCAACATTGATGGAGCATCTGAAGGAATACTGTTGCTTGGAATTGTTGGAGTCTGTATAATTCTGCCCTTGACAGTTTCTGTTATATACTTGTCTAGGTCATCAAAATATACTGGAAACTACGTCATGCACTCGACATTAGCAGCATATTACCACTTAATGAAACCTTCTTTAGCTCCAAG CAAGGTCATGGATGTTTTCATTAAGGCTTCTGAATTCATGGATATTCCTGTTCGTCGGTCTGACGAAGAACCTCTGCAGAGACTGTTTGTCCTGGTTAGAAGTGAGCTAAATCTGGATCTTAAGAATATTCGCCAAGAACAGGCTAAATTTTGGAAGCAGCATCCTGCTTTAGTAAAG ACTGAATTGTTGCTTCAAACACAATTGACACGTGAGACGGCAGCCTTGTCTCCAACTTTACAGCGTGATTTCAGACGTGTGCTTGAACTTGCACCTCGGCTTCTGGAAGAATTGATGAAG ATGGCTATTATTCCACGTCCTCCAGTGGGGCATGGATGGCTAAGACCTGCAATAGGAGTGGTGGAACTGTCTCAGAGTATTGTTCAA GCAGTACCTCTCAGCGCAAGGAAAGCAGCAGGTGGATCCAGTGAAGGGTATGCACCATTTTTGCAGCTGCCACACTTTAGCGAGGCTGTCGTTAAAAAGATAGCAAGAAAG AAAGTTCGTACATTTCAAGACTTCCGTGACATGACCCCGGATGAACGTGCTGATCTGCTGACTCAAGTTGCTGGGTTCTCCAATGGTGAATCCCACGATGTGGAGATGGTTCTTGAAATGATGCCTTCAGTGACAATTGATATCACATGTGAGACTGAAGGTGAGGAGGGAATTCAAGAGGGTGACATCGTTACCATGCATGCTTGGGTCACTCTTAACCGTGGTAGTGGCTTGATACGCGCCCTTCCACATTGTCCATATTTTCCTTTTGACAAAGAGGAGAATTTCTGGCTGATGCTTGCGGACTCCTTTTCGAATGATGTGTGGCTCTCTCAGAAGGTTAGTTTCATGGATGAAGCTACATCGATAATTGCTGTATCAAAAACAATTCAGGAGTCAAAGGAAGGGTCTGGTGCAAGTGCAAGGGAAATAAATGTTGCTGTTAAAGAAGCAATTGAGAAAGTGAAAAATGGTTCAAGACTGGTAATGGGGAAGTTCCAAGCTCCAGCTGAAGGGAACTACAACTTGAGCTCTTTCTGCTTATGTGACTCTTGGATTGGTTGTGATGCAAAGTCGAATATAAAGTTAAAGGTTATGAAACGTAGCAGAGCTGGAACCAGAGGTGGTTTCGCAGCAGATGAGACTCCTGCCATGGAGGATGGAATTGAGGAGgacgaggaagaagaagaagaggatttCGATGATTATGAAAGTGAATACAGCGAAGATGAAGACGATACAAAGGAAACAAAGAGTAAAGGAGCTGTGGCCAATGGCTCTGCCCATAACAAGGGCAACAGTTCAGGTTCTGATGAATCTGGTTCAGAAGCCGACTAA